A genome region from Thermococcus gorgonarius includes the following:
- a CDS encoding MFS transporter, producing the protein MRFNRDFWLFAVGRFISQLGWAVQDVALPLYVLDQTKSGSMMSLFIIAEILPRALLSPIAGVVGDRYNRKNLMVWLDIARGVLLFAVIGLNLLGIRELLVVQVAMSIMGTFFGAATGAMYPDLVGEEELASANSLLQSFGVIARIVGPALGGIIYAFGGIRLAILINAASFFGSGLFEAFIHYEWTSRKIESLGEVVDDLREGIAFLRSSRYLTVILSYALFINFLLNPVFAVALPYVYRVELAFSSQWFGFLQTAFMVGMLLGNVAIMAKLGSRAEGMLFRALFVQLGLVLVLAILISPLLSMSALTLFAIFMGLNAVDGFFNALVNVPIVTKLQKAIPSELRGRIFSVFDLIVGMTIPAGMALVGFALDYVPAWALFAVSGFLGIAVTAYYYLRYGSLLEGHLEVGVTKSESEVPEIA; encoded by the coding sequence ATGAGGTTCAACAGGGACTTCTGGCTCTTCGCGGTGGGCCGCTTTATCAGTCAGCTCGGCTGGGCGGTGCAGGATGTCGCTTTGCCCCTCTACGTGCTCGACCAGACCAAGAGCGGCTCCATGATGAGCCTTTTCATCATAGCGGAGATACTTCCCAGGGCGCTGCTTTCGCCGATAGCCGGTGTGGTCGGGGACAGGTACAACAGAAAGAACCTGATGGTGTGGCTGGACATAGCCAGGGGAGTTCTCCTCTTCGCGGTCATTGGCCTTAACCTGCTCGGGATAAGGGAGCTCCTCGTCGTCCAGGTCGCTATGAGCATCATGGGAACGTTCTTTGGCGCGGCTACCGGAGCAATGTACCCGGACCTCGTGGGCGAGGAAGAGCTCGCCTCCGCGAACTCGCTCCTCCAGAGCTTTGGTGTGATAGCAAGGATAGTGGGCCCGGCCCTCGGCGGCATCATCTACGCCTTCGGCGGGATAAGGCTCGCGATCCTCATAAACGCGGCCAGCTTCTTCGGCTCGGGCCTGTTCGAGGCTTTCATCCACTACGAGTGGACTTCTAGGAAAATAGAATCCCTCGGGGAGGTCGTCGACGACCTGAGGGAGGGCATCGCCTTCCTCCGCTCGAGCAGATACCTGACCGTCATACTCAGCTATGCCCTCTTCATAAACTTCCTCCTCAACCCCGTCTTTGCCGTGGCTCTCCCCTACGTCTACAGGGTGGAGCTGGCCTTTTCGAGCCAGTGGTTCGGCTTCCTCCAGACGGCTTTCATGGTGGGGATGCTCCTGGGAAACGTCGCGATAATGGCGAAGCTCGGCAGTAGGGCGGAGGGCATGCTCTTCCGCGCGCTCTTTGTTCAGCTGGGCCTCGTCCTTGTGTTGGCCATCCTCATATCGCCCCTCCTCAGCATGAGTGCCCTCACACTCTTCGCCATCTTCATGGGCCTAAACGCCGTTGACGGCTTCTTCAACGCCCTGGTGAACGTCCCGATAGTTACGAAGCTCCAGAAGGCGATACCCAGCGAGCTGAGGGGGAGGATTTTCTCCGTCTTCGACCTCATAGTGGGCATGACAATCCCCGCAGGTATGGCGCTCGTCGGCTTTGCCCTTGACTACGTCCCGGCATGGGCCCTGTTTGCCGTTTCGGGATTCCTGGGGATTGCTGTTACCGCCTACTACTACCTTCGCTACGGCAGTCTCCTTGAGGGGCACTTGGAGGTTGGGGTAACCAAGTCGGAGTCGGAAGTTCCGGAGATCGCCTGA
- a CDS encoding cob(I)yrinic acid a,c-diamide adenosyltransferase codes for MSITTKTGDKGLTGLFTGDRVAKYSPIMEANGTIDELDSFLGEAKHYVPEEMREILEKIQVQLYDLMAELASKGKYAKVGEEEVKWLEELIHKYEEEVQLRAFVLPGSTIASAKLDVCRAVARRAERKVAKLVLDYGFGNNALIYLNRLSDLLFIMARAIEKREGKLREVR; via the coding sequence ATGTCCATTACCACGAAAACCGGAGACAAAGGTTTGACCGGCCTCTTCACCGGCGACCGCGTTGCGAAGTACTCGCCGATAATGGAAGCCAACGGGACGATAGACGAGCTCGACAGCTTTCTCGGCGAGGCGAAGCACTACGTTCCCGAGGAGATGAGGGAAATTTTGGAAAAGATACAGGTTCAGCTCTACGACCTCATGGCCGAGCTGGCGAGCAAGGGGAAGTACGCGAAGGTCGGAGAAGAGGAGGTGAAATGGCTCGAAGAGCTTATCCACAAGTACGAAGAGGAGGTTCAGCTCAGGGCCTTCGTTCTGCCGGGTTCAACGATAGCGAGCGCCAAACTGGACGTCTGCAGGGCGGTAGCGAGGAGGGCCGAAAGAAAGGTTGCAAAGCTCGTCCTCGACTACGGCTTCGGAAACAACGCCCTCATCTACCTCAACAGGCTCAGCGACCTGCTCTTCATAATGGCGAGGGCGATAGAGAAAAGGGAAGGGAAGCTAAGGGAGGTCAGGTAA
- the surR gene encoding sulfur metabolism transcriptional regulator SurR, giving the protein MSEPDIFYILGNKVRRDLLSHLTCTECYFSFLSSKVNVSSTAVAKHLKIMEREGILKSYEREGPFIGPARKYYDINIAKTYVATITPNLFWYRGLDLSDEAPGEISISLGQMEEPRNLLEMIKLFISMTRELEKVLQALKTIESRRDRLMKDIKDTYLREIGDMTQLAILHYILLSGKATIEELSDRLNLKEREVLTKANELDRFVPLKIKDNTIEIDEERLKQRIGGENDAGED; this is encoded by the coding sequence ATGTCTGAGCCAGATATTTTTTACATACTGGGGAACAAGGTGAGGAGGGACTTGCTGAGCCACCTCACCTGCACCGAGTGCTACTTCAGCTTTCTAAGCAGCAAAGTTAACGTCTCTTCAACGGCCGTCGCAAAGCACCTTAAAATAATGGAGCGCGAGGGCATCCTAAAGTCCTACGAGAGGGAAGGCCCCTTCATAGGACCCGCGAGAAAATACTATGACATAAACATAGCCAAAACCTACGTTGCCACGATAACACCAAACCTCTTCTGGTACCGTGGGCTTGATTTAAGTGATGAAGCTCCTGGGGAAATAAGTATCAGCCTCGGTCAAATGGAAGAACCTCGAAATCTTCTGGAAATGATCAAGCTCTTCATAAGCATGACGCGGGAACTTGAGAAAGTGCTCCAGGCTCTCAAAACCATAGAAAGCAGAAGGGACAGGCTCATGAAGGACATAAAGGACACATACCTCAGAGAAATCGGAGACATGACTCAGCTGGCTATTCTCCATTATATCCTCCTCAGTGGAAAGGCCACGATTGAGGAGCTCAGCGATAGACTCAACCTCAAAGAAAGGGAAGTGCTCACAAAGGCTAACGAGCTGGACAGATTCGTTCCGTTAAAAATAAAAGACAACACCATCGAGATTGACGAGGAAAGGCTAAAACAAAGAATCGGCGGTGAAAACGATGCCGGAGAAGATTAG
- a CDS encoding ArsR/SmtB family transcription factor, whose amino-acid sequence MEDLKVQLEELKKRLEVLEENIDPVDEVMLSIKARLRRKLEGGKLPELNEEKAAKTLKALANPDRIRILKMLSKGPMGFKEIKEALGVESPTISHHLKLLTKTRMVKKGEKYEISPNGRLFLRLLEIITALEEVEE is encoded by the coding sequence ATGGAGGATCTCAAAGTTCAGCTTGAAGAGCTGAAAAAGAGGCTGGAGGTGCTTGAGGAGAACATAGACCCCGTGGACGAGGTCATGCTCTCCATAAAGGCCCGCCTGCGGAGGAAGCTCGAGGGCGGAAAGCTACCAGAACTCAACGAGGAGAAGGCGGCGAAGACCCTCAAAGCCCTTGCAAACCCGGACAGGATAAGGATACTCAAGATGCTCTCCAAGGGGCCGATGGGCTTCAAGGAGATAAAGGAAGCACTCGGCGTTGAGAGTCCAACGATTTCCCACCACCTAAAGCTCCTCACGAAAACGAGGATGGTGAAAAAGGGGGAAAAATACGAGATCTCGCCCAACGGACGTTTGTTTTTGCGTTTGCTCGAGATAATCACTGCCCTTGAGGAGGTGGAAGAATGA
- a CDS encoding glycosyltransferase, which translates to MDSEGSNKLKVSIIIPTYNERDNLEELFERISNAMEKAGYDYEIIVVDDDSPDRTWEYAEELGKTRGYPVKVIRRTKEKGLSSAVIRGFKEAEGDVFVVMDADLQHPPEKIPELVREIEKGADIAIASRYVPGGGVENWYWYRKLISKGAIMIGRVALPKIRHVKDPVSGFFALRREVVEKADLNPIGFKILMEILIKGTYKKVVEVPFRFGLRKAGESKLGGKTMINYLKHVYRLMKWEGEIDRLVKFSIVGTSGIVVNEGFLWFFVSELGMDKYIANIPATELAILNNFIWNDLWTFRDLRRYPLWKRLISFHVAALMGAIVQWLIYAPLVYLGMNYLVANLIGIAASFIVRFLFNRNVTWG; encoded by the coding sequence ATGGACAGTGAAGGATCAAACAAGCTGAAAGTTTCAATAATAATTCCAACCTATAACGAAAGGGACAATCTGGAAGAACTCTTTGAGCGTATTTCAAATGCCATGGAGAAAGCGGGCTACGATTACGAAATCATAGTCGTCGATGATGACTCACCGGACAGAACATGGGAATACGCTGAAGAGCTCGGCAAAACAAGGGGTTATCCAGTTAAAGTCATAAGAAGGACGAAGGAGAAGGGTTTATCATCAGCGGTTATCAGGGGATTTAAAGAGGCAGAAGGAGACGTTTTCGTGGTAATGGATGCCGACCTCCAGCACCCCCCGGAAAAGATTCCCGAGCTGGTGAGGGAGATTGAGAAAGGTGCCGACATAGCGATAGCCAGCAGGTACGTACCGGGAGGAGGAGTTGAGAACTGGTACTGGTACAGAAAGCTCATCTCCAAGGGAGCCATAATGATAGGCCGCGTTGCCCTCCCCAAGATAAGGCACGTTAAGGATCCAGTAAGCGGGTTTTTCGCCCTCCGGAGAGAGGTCGTTGAAAAGGCCGATCTGAACCCGATAGGCTTTAAAATCCTGATGGAGATTCTCATAAAAGGCACATACAAGAAGGTCGTCGAAGTTCCCTTCAGGTTCGGGCTGAGAAAGGCCGGCGAGAGCAAGCTGGGCGGAAAAACCATGATAAACTATCTCAAGCACGTTTACAGGCTCATGAAGTGGGAAGGCGAAATAGACAGGCTTGTAAAGTTCAGCATCGTGGGAACCTCGGGCATTGTCGTGAACGAGGGCTTTCTCTGGTTCTTTGTATCCGAGCTGGGGATGGACAAGTACATTGCCAATATTCCTGCCACGGAGCTTGCCATCCTCAACAACTTCATCTGGAACGACCTCTGGACTTTCAGGGATCTGAGAAGGTACCCCCTATGGAAAAGGCTGATAAGCTTTCACGTTGCAGCCCTCATGGGTGCTATCGTACAGTGGCTGATCTATGCCCCGCTGGTTTACCTCGGAATGAACTATCTCGTGGCAAATCTTATTGGCATAGCGGCCTCTTTCATAGTCCGCTTCCTCTTCAACAGGAACGTGACGTGGGGATAA
- the pdo gene encoding protein disulfide oxidoreductase — MGLISDADKKVIKDEFFSKMMNPVKLMVFIGKEHCQYCDQLKQLVQELSELTDKLSYEVIDFDTPEGKEIAQKYRIDRAPATSITQDGKDMGVRYFGLPAGHEFGAFLEDIVDVSNGTTDLMPDSKEALHGIDRDVRILVFVTPTCPYCPLAVRMAHKFAIENTLAGKGKILGDMVEAIEYPEWADQYSVMAVPKIVIQVDGEDKVQFEGAYPEKMFLEKLLAALE; from the coding sequence ATGGGACTCATTAGTGATGCCGACAAGAAGGTAATTAAGGATGAATTCTTCTCCAAAATGATGAACCCCGTCAAGCTCATGGTGTTCATAGGCAAGGAGCACTGCCAGTACTGCGACCAGCTCAAGCAGCTCGTCCAGGAACTGAGCGAGCTCACCGATAAGCTGAGCTACGAGGTCATTGATTTTGACACGCCTGAGGGTAAGGAAATCGCCCAGAAGTACAGGATCGACCGCGCCCCTGCCACGAGCATAACTCAGGACGGAAAGGACATGGGCGTCCGCTACTTCGGCCTTCCAGCCGGCCACGAGTTCGGAGCTTTCCTTGAGGACATAGTAGACGTCAGCAACGGCACTACCGACCTGATGCCCGACAGCAAGGAGGCCCTTCACGGGATCGACAGGGACGTCAGGATACTCGTCTTCGTTACTCCAACCTGCCCGTACTGCCCGCTGGCAGTGAGAATGGCCCACAAGTTCGCCATCGAGAACACCCTTGCCGGCAAGGGCAAGATTCTCGGAGATATGGTTGAGGCCATCGAGTACCCAGAGTGGGCCGACCAGTACAGCGTTATGGCGGTTCCAAAGATCGTTATACAGGTCGACGGTGAGGACAAGGTCCAGTTTGAGGGTGCCTACCCAGAGAAGATGTTCCTTGAGAAGCTTTTGGCGGCTCTTGAGTGA
- a CDS encoding DUF4097 family beta strand repeat-containing protein, with protein sequence MIFENVKEVEIKAVNGRLNIEGWEQSHVEVDYIKHGEVDVEIKKRGDKLIIKEEPKKRFLNLFGESGWAEINLKVPKAAVVNAKNVNGELIAKGVRFGEVTTVNGRISLEDCEAEKLSTVNGRIRAHLKVAGPLKASTVNGKVEITLDDLEGDVEVSTVNGGITLRLTDFCDARITTKAVNGGVHFVGIDPENPVIGTGDYEVKVSTVNGSVRVELV encoded by the coding sequence ATGATCTTTGAAAACGTGAAGGAAGTCGAGATAAAGGCCGTGAACGGAAGGCTGAACATCGAGGGCTGGGAGCAAAGCCACGTGGAAGTTGACTACATCAAGCATGGCGAGGTGGACGTCGAGATCAAGAAGAGGGGGGATAAGCTCATAATAAAGGAGGAGCCGAAGAAGAGGTTCCTCAACCTGTTCGGAGAGAGCGGATGGGCCGAGATAAACCTGAAGGTGCCCAAAGCTGCCGTTGTAAACGCCAAGAACGTGAACGGCGAGCTTATAGCTAAAGGCGTGCGCTTTGGGGAAGTTACAACGGTTAACGGACGGATCAGCCTTGAGGACTGCGAGGCCGAAAAGCTCTCCACAGTAAACGGCAGGATAAGGGCTCACCTGAAGGTTGCAGGCCCTCTCAAAGCCTCAACCGTCAACGGAAAGGTTGAGATAACGCTGGACGACCTTGAGGGCGACGTCGAGGTCAGCACCGTCAACGGGGGAATAACACTCCGCCTCACCGACTTCTGCGACGCGAGGATAACGACAAAGGCTGTAAACGGTGGGGTTCACTTCGTTGGAATCGACCCAGAGAACCCCGTTATTGGAACCGGCGACTACGAAGTCAAGGTCAGTACGGTGAACGGGAGCGTGAGGGTGGAGTTGGTCTAA
- a CDS encoding DUF362 domain-containing protein gives MPEKIRVVVNEDRCYLCGGCAGVCPTLAIEVHSTGWEFLQDKCISCRICINACPVGALSAEPLEVKE, from the coding sequence ATGCCGGAGAAGATTAGGGTCGTTGTAAACGAAGACCGCTGCTACCTCTGCGGTGGCTGTGCAGGAGTCTGTCCGACGCTCGCTATAGAGGTGCACTCGACCGGCTGGGAGTTCCTGCAGGACAAGTGCATAAGCTGTAGGATATGCATCAACGCCTGCCCCGTTGGAGCGCTCAGCGCTGAGCCCCTGGAGGTGAAAGAATGA
- a CDS encoding M42 family metallopeptidase, with the protein MERVVEILKEILEIPSPTGYTKEVLAHIEKKLNEAGIKTYYTNKGALIAGNHPKPELVIAGHVDTLGAMVKGILPDGHLSFTRIGGLLLPTFEGEYCTIITRSGKRFRGTLLLKNPSVHVNKDAGKKERTEENMYIRLDAEVEKKEDTEKLGIRPGDFVAFDPKFEYVNGFVKAHFLDDKASVAVMIDLLLELGAEKLEKLPVAFFFSPYEEVGHGGSAGYPPSTKELLVVDMGVVGEGVSGKETAVSIAAKDSTGPYDYEMTTKLIELAEKRDIPHVVDVFPYYGSDGSAALRAGWDFRVALIGPGVHASHGMERTHVKGLLATKELIRAYIEEKFGL; encoded by the coding sequence ATGGAGCGCGTCGTCGAGATTCTGAAGGAGATACTCGAGATACCCTCACCAACGGGCTACACGAAGGAGGTTCTCGCCCACATCGAGAAGAAACTCAACGAAGCTGGCATTAAGACATACTACACCAACAAAGGGGCTTTAATAGCGGGCAACCATCCAAAGCCTGAGCTCGTGATAGCGGGCCACGTTGACACGCTGGGAGCGATGGTGAAAGGAATTCTCCCGGACGGGCATTTAAGCTTCACGAGAATTGGCGGCCTTCTCCTCCCAACGTTTGAGGGTGAGTACTGCACGATAATCACCCGCTCCGGGAAGAGGTTTAGAGGAACGCTCCTTCTCAAAAACCCGAGCGTCCACGTGAACAAAGATGCGGGAAAGAAGGAGAGAACTGAGGAGAACATGTACATCCGGCTTGATGCGGAAGTCGAGAAGAAAGAAGATACGGAGAAGCTCGGGATAAGGCCGGGTGACTTCGTGGCCTTTGACCCTAAGTTCGAATACGTGAACGGCTTCGTCAAGGCCCACTTCCTCGACGACAAGGCGAGTGTCGCGGTTATGATAGACCTGCTTTTGGAGCTTGGAGCCGAGAAGCTGGAGAAGCTCCCGGTGGCGTTCTTCTTCTCGCCCTACGAGGAGGTCGGCCACGGTGGTTCTGCCGGCTATCCCCCGAGCACGAAGGAGCTTCTCGTCGTTGACATGGGCGTCGTTGGGGAAGGCGTCTCAGGAAAGGAGACGGCCGTTTCCATAGCGGCTAAGGACTCAACCGGTCCCTACGACTACGAGATGACGACCAAACTAATCGAGCTGGCCGAGAAGAGGGACATACCGCACGTTGTTGACGTCTTCCCTTACTATGGCTCCGATGGAAGTGCCGCTCTAAGGGCCGGCTGGGACTTCCGCGTTGCCCTCATAGGGCCAGGAGTGCATGCCAGCCACGGTATGGAGAGAACGCACGTTAAAGGCCTTCTGGCTACGAAGGAGCTGATAAGGGCTTACATTGAGGAAAAGTTTGGGCTTTGA
- a CDS encoding AEC family transporter yields the protein MNIVEMLALIALGYILKLALKDERPFDWLRRITNDVLLAFFVFGNVASKDLAYLLSIKTVFLYVFIIIAISLGFSYLYGRFVLKNDPWAGALMVLSVYPNTAALGFPIASLFLNDITPAILYSTTNSMIVIPIVTFIAAHYSSGGASVKESFLKALKFPPTLANLLALGLVIAGIKLPGWFIGPIKTIGWWSIPLLLIYFGSRISLNRFEWRKLLEVGTFRIVIPFAFVFLTLRWASRDVFYSVLVEASMPPAIAANAILAQYKLKAEEAISVTFVLTLLVIGLFIALKALL from the coding sequence ATGAACATCGTCGAGATGCTCGCGCTTATAGCACTCGGCTACATTCTAAAACTCGCCCTAAAGGACGAAAGGCCCTTTGACTGGCTACGCCGTATCACTAACGACGTACTCTTGGCTTTCTTCGTCTTCGGCAACGTGGCGAGCAAGGATTTAGCCTACCTGCTCAGCATAAAGACCGTTTTCCTCTACGTCTTCATCATAATCGCCATAAGCCTGGGCTTCTCCTATCTCTACGGGAGGTTCGTTCTCAAAAACGACCCCTGGGCCGGGGCTTTGATGGTCCTCTCGGTTTACCCGAACACTGCGGCGCTGGGCTTTCCCATAGCGAGCCTCTTCTTGAATGACATAACTCCTGCGATTCTCTACTCGACGACCAATTCAATGATTGTAATCCCAATCGTGACCTTTATAGCGGCCCACTACTCGAGCGGCGGCGCGAGTGTTAAGGAAAGCTTTCTCAAGGCTTTAAAGTTCCCGCCGACGCTGGCGAACCTCCTCGCGCTTGGCCTCGTTATCGCGGGAATCAAACTACCGGGCTGGTTCATTGGGCCGATTAAAACAATAGGATGGTGGAGCATCCCGCTCCTCTTAATATACTTCGGCTCGCGGATAAGCCTCAACAGATTCGAGTGGAGAAAGCTCCTCGAAGTTGGAACCTTCAGGATTGTGATTCCTTTCGCTTTCGTCTTCTTGACCCTTCGCTGGGCGAGCAGGGATGTTTTCTACTCCGTCCTGGTGGAGGCCAGCATGCCGCCGGCCATAGCGGCTAACGCAATTTTAGCCCAATACAAACTGAAGGCCGAGGAAGCTATAAGCGTCACGTTCGTGCTCACTCTCCTCGTCATCGGGCTTTTCATAGCGCTGAAGGCCCTCCTCTGA
- a CDS encoding aspartate/glutamate racemase family protein — protein MKRIGIIGGTTPESTCYYYQNYIKISREKFGPFTFPELIIYSINFEEFKNNPRGWEGRKEILINAARALERAGAEIIAMSANTPHIVFPEVQKAVNVPMVSIIDALIEEMKRRGVKKVLLLGTKTTMTADFYKNALREAGFEVVTPSEEEIDEIDRIIFSELAFENLKSKPYLVELVEKYAREKGIEGVILGCTELPLAIKPGDVSVEVFDTAAIHMRKLVELASE, from the coding sequence ATGAAGAGGATAGGCATCATCGGCGGAACTACTCCAGAATCAACCTGCTACTACTACCAGAACTACATTAAGATAAGCCGCGAGAAGTTCGGCCCCTTCACTTTCCCGGAGTTGATAATCTACTCGATAAACTTCGAGGAGTTCAAGAACAACCCCCGCGGCTGGGAGGGCAGAAAGGAGATACTCATAAACGCGGCCAGGGCCCTCGAGAGGGCCGGAGCGGAGATAATAGCCATGTCCGCAAACACGCCGCACATAGTCTTCCCAGAGGTTCAGAAGGCAGTGAACGTGCCGATGGTGAGCATAATTGACGCGCTCATCGAGGAAATGAAGCGCAGGGGCGTTAAGAAAGTCCTCCTCCTCGGGACCAAGACGACCATGACGGCTGACTTTTACAAGAACGCTCTTAGGGAGGCTGGCTTTGAAGTTGTAACGCCGAGCGAAGAGGAAATAGACGAGATCGACAGGATAATCTTCAGCGAACTCGCCTTTGAGAACCTGAAGAGCAAGCCATACCTTGTGGAACTCGTCGAGAAGTACGCGAGAGAAAAGGGCATTGAAGGAGTGATTCTCGGCTGCACGGAGCTCCCGCTGGCGATAAAGCCCGGCGATGTATCCGTTGAGGTCTTCGACACCGCCGCCATCCACATGAGGAAGCTCGTTGAGCTTGCCTCCGAGTGA
- a CDS encoding geranylgeranyl reductase family protein produces the protein MKYDVVVVGAGIAGPIVARNVAKAGFSVLLIDKKWAIGTPKQCAEGISIKVFDKYDIPYDKRFINREIYGAKLYSPSGYELELRYKEVSGVILERKVFDKMLAYYAAKAGADVLARTEALDVIKKDGKIVGIKAKHEDKPVEIYADIIVAADGVESTIARKAGINTYAPPHEFDSSYEYEMLIEGLDPDLIHLWFGNEVAPRGYVWVFPKDEDRANVGIGIASDHPETAKYYLDKWLKENNIPMRKILEVNVGIVPVGGFVKELAKDNVVVVGDAARQVNPMHGGGMAEAMEAGTIASKWIVKALEEENFSLLQNYTKEWWETDGKRLERVLKVRRVTEKLTDEDLDLFIQLLSGADAEKIAGGDYVEVIKALLKHPKVLMSKRRLSLLKQLL, from the coding sequence ATGAAATACGACGTTGTTGTCGTCGGTGCTGGAATCGCCGGCCCGATTGTCGCTAGAAACGTTGCCAAGGCTGGTTTTTCAGTCCTTCTCATAGACAAGAAGTGGGCTATAGGGACGCCGAAGCAGTGCGCCGAAGGAATAAGCATAAAGGTCTTCGACAAGTACGACATCCCCTACGATAAGCGCTTCATCAACCGCGAGATCTACGGTGCAAAGCTCTACTCCCCGAGCGGTTATGAGCTTGAACTCCGCTATAAAGAAGTCAGCGGTGTAATCCTTGAGAGAAAGGTCTTCGACAAGATGCTGGCTTACTATGCAGCTAAAGCGGGTGCAGATGTGCTGGCAAGAACTGAGGCCCTCGACGTCATAAAGAAGGACGGCAAGATCGTTGGAATAAAGGCCAAGCACGAGGATAAGCCGGTTGAGATTTACGCTGACATAATCGTTGCCGCCGACGGAGTTGAGAGCACAATCGCGAGGAAGGCTGGTATAAACACTTACGCTCCTCCGCATGAGTTCGACTCAAGCTACGAGTACGAAATGCTTATCGAGGGCCTTGACCCAGACCTCATACACCTCTGGTTTGGCAATGAAGTTGCCCCAAGGGGCTACGTCTGGGTCTTCCCGAAGGACGAGGACAGGGCCAATGTGGGAATAGGCATCGCCTCAGACCATCCTGAAACAGCCAAGTACTACCTCGACAAGTGGCTGAAGGAGAACAACATCCCGATGAGGAAAATCCTCGAGGTCAACGTTGGTATCGTTCCTGTTGGCGGCTTCGTGAAGGAGCTGGCGAAGGACAACGTCGTCGTGGTTGGCGATGCCGCGAGACAGGTCAACCCGATGCACGGTGGCGGAATGGCCGAGGCCATGGAAGCGGGAACAATAGCGAGCAAGTGGATAGTCAAGGCCCTTGAGGAGGAGAACTTCTCGCTCCTCCAGAACTACACGAAGGAGTGGTGGGAGACCGACGGAAAGAGGCTTGAGAGAGTCCTCAAGGTCAGGCGCGTCACGGAGAAGCTAACCGACGAAGACCTAGACCTTTTCATACAGCTACTCAGCGGTGCAGACGCGGAGAAGATAGCGGGTGGAGACTACGTCGAGGTCATAAAGGCCCTCCTCAAGCACCCAAAGGTTCTCATGAGCAAAAGAAGGCTCTCCCTGCTCAAACAACTCCTTTAG
- the truA gene encoding tRNA pseudouridine(38-40) synthase TruA encodes MEKLALRIAYDGTAFYGFQRQPGVRTVEGEVIRVLQKLGIIRDSITSEFKGASRTDRGVSAFFNVVSFVPVSEKAHLATPKILNHHLKDVWVVGFSEVPTEFHPRFWAKEKTYRYYLIDRGHDFREMARCAKSFIGTHDFLAFARLEPGRDPVREVRSIEVIPRQGYYIVEVSGKSFLWEMVRRIVNAISYCGLGLLSREDVERMLSGEFEKKIPPAPPENLVLWRIEYDGITFETDEEGLKKARNEIFSRYSYALARAALFGDWLISL; translated from the coding sequence ATGGAAAAGCTGGCCCTCAGGATAGCCTACGATGGCACCGCTTTTTACGGGTTTCAAAGACAGCCAGGGGTCAGAACTGTCGAGGGCGAAGTTATTCGCGTTCTTCAAAAGCTCGGAATAATCCGTGATTCAATTACCTCTGAGTTCAAAGGTGCTTCAAGAACCGATCGTGGAGTCTCGGCATTTTTCAACGTCGTCTCCTTTGTTCCAGTTTCAGAAAAGGCTCACCTGGCAACTCCCAAGATTCTTAACCATCACTTAAAAGACGTCTGGGTCGTCGGGTTTTCTGAAGTTCCAACTGAATTTCACCCCCGGTTCTGGGCCAAGGAAAAAACTTACAGATACTACCTGATCGATAGGGGCCACGACTTTAGGGAAATGGCCAGATGTGCCAAATCATTCATTGGAACCCATGACTTTTTGGCCTTTGCTCGACTTGAACCGGGACGGGATCCGGTGAGAGAGGTGAGGTCAATTGAAGTGATCCCGAGGCAGGGCTATTACATCGTTGAAGTTTCAGGCAAGTCTTTCCTCTGGGAGATGGTCAGGAGGATCGTCAACGCCATCTCCTACTGCGGCCTTGGGCTCCTTTCAAGAGAAGACGTTGAAAGAATGCTCTCCGGTGAATTTGAGAAAAAAATCCCTCCGGCTCCCCCGGAGAATCTCGTTCTGTGGAGAATTGAGTACGATGGGATAACCTTTGAAACTGACGAAGAAGGTCTGAAAAAGGCCAGGAACGAGATTTTTTCCCGCTATTCCTATGCCCTCGCGCGGGCCGCCCTTTTCGGTGACTGGCTTATTTCTCTGTAA
- a CDS encoding MazG nucleotide pyrophosphohydrolase domain-containing protein encodes MEIREFQEMIRDIYFHKDSKRGVERTFLWFVEEVGELSEAIRKHDREAMEEEFADVLAWLTSLANLLGIDLEEAAKKKYPGVCPYCGKNPCECEEK; translated from the coding sequence ATGGAGATCAGGGAGTTCCAGGAAATGATTAGGGACATTTACTTCCACAAGGACTCCAAGCGGGGCGTTGAGAGAACCTTCCTCTGGTTCGTTGAAGAAGTTGGAGAGCTGAGCGAGGCGATAAGGAAGCACGACCGTGAAGCTATGGAGGAGGAGTTCGCCGACGTTTTGGCGTGGCTTACCAGCCTGGCGAACCTGCTCGGAATAGACCTTGAGGAGGCCGCTAAAAAGAAATACCCGGGAGTCTGTCCCTACTGCGGGAAGAACCCATGTGAATGTGAAGAAAAATAA